In a genomic window of Vicia villosa cultivar HV-30 ecotype Madison, WI unplaced genomic scaffold, Vvil1.0 ctg.000073F_1_1, whole genome shotgun sequence:
- the LOC131623500 gene encoding probable NAD(P)H dehydrogenase (quinone) FQR1-like 2, whose amino-acid sequence MGKGSGCIPSKKKIPVNDAEENEPLSVVESHEVPKTETTSRTIDVATTSEGVKKLKVYIVFYSMYGHVESLARSLKKGVDSVDGVEGVLYRVVETLPKDVLELMKAPEKVGDGVPLISAENLVEADGLLFGFPTRYGSMAAQMKAFFDSTGQLWREQKLAGLPAGFFVSTGTQGGGQETTAWTAITQLVHHGMLYVPIGYTFGAGMFEMDSIRGGSPYGAGVFAGDGSRQATEAELALAEYQGRYMANIVKKLGQKS is encoded by the exons ATGGGGAAAGGAAGTGGTTGCATACCAAGCAAGAAAAAAATACCAGTAAACGATGCAGAAGAGAATGAACCACTCAGTGTTGTTGAAAGTCATGAAGTTCCGAAAACCGAAACAACAAGTAGAACCATAGATGTAGCAACAACATCAGAAGGAGTGAAAAAACTGaaagtttatattgttttttattcaatGTATGGTCATGTTGAATCATTGGCAAGATCGTTGAAGAAAGGGGTTGATTCTGTGGATGGTGTTGAGGGTGTTTTGTACCGTGTGGTGGAGACACTTCCTAAGGATGTGTTGGAACTGATGAAAGCACCTGAGAAGGTTGGTGATGGGGTTCCTTTGATATCTGCTGAGAATTTGGTGGAGGCTGATGGGCTGTTGTTCGGGTTTCCGACGAGGTATGGGAGTATGGCCGCGCAGATGAAGGCGTTTTTCGATTCGACCGGGCAGTTGTGGAGGGAGCAGAAGCTTGCTGGTTTGCCTGCTGGGTTTTTTGTTAGTACTGGTACTCAAGGTGGTGGCCAAGAAACCACAGC CTGGACAGCAATAACACAACTAGTTCATCATGGAATGCTGTATGTTCCAATTGGTTATACTTTTGGTGCTGGAATGTTTGAAATGGATTCAATTAGAGGTGGATCTCCATATGGTGCTGGAGTATTTGCTGGAGATGGTTCAAGACAAGCAACTGAAGCTGAGCTTGCACTTGCTGAGTATCAAGGTAGATACATGGCTAATATAGTAAAGAAGTTGGGACAGAAAAGCTAG
- the LOC131623499 gene encoding arabinosyltransferase RRA3-like — protein MIGRREREGPLMRNIPHSLRKSKILTAVVIGVLIGCVLAFFFPNGFLVSSSIASNPRSKTQVKSAECESSDRVNMLKSEFVAVSDKNAELKKQVKELTERLRQAEQGEDQAQKQFLALGKQEKAGPFGTVKGLRTNPSVLPDESVNPRLAKILEKLAVKREIIVALANNNVKEMLEVWFTNIKRVGIPNYLVVALDDEISKFCESNQVPFYKRDPDDGIDTIGKEGGNHAVSGLKFRILREFLQLGYSVLLSDVDIVYLQNPFNHLYRDSDVESMSDGHDNMTAYGFNDVFDEPSMGWARYAHTMRIWVYNSGFFYIRPTIPSIELLDRVATRLSNEKAWDQAVFNEELFYPSHLGYDGLHAARRTMDIYLFMNSKVLFKTVRNDANLSKLKPVIVHVNYHPDKLPRMKAVVEYYVNGKQDALKPFPDGSE, from the exons ATGATTGGGCGAAGAGAAAGAGAAGGGCCCTTGATGCGAAACATCCCTCATTCTCTACGAAAATCTAAGATCCTTACCGCCGTAGTAATTGGCGTTCTTATTGGATGCGTCTTGGCTTTCTTCTTTCCTAATGGCTTCTTGGTGTCTTCATCTATTGCATCCAATCCTCGATCCAAAACCCAG GTGAAATCAGCTGAATGTGAATCGTCCGATAGAGTCAACATGTTGAAATCAGAATTTGTGGCGGTATCAGATAAAAATGCTGAGCTGAAAAAACAGGTGAAGGAGTTGACTGAAAGGCTTCGGCAAGCCGAGCAAGGGGAAGATCAGGCTCAAAAACAATTTCTTGCATTGGGTAAACAGGAAAAGGCTGGACCTTTTGGTACTGTCAAAGGATTAAGAACCAATCCTAGTGTTCTTCCCGATGAATCTGTGAACCCGAGATTGGCGAAGATATTGGAGAAACTCGCAGTTAAACGAGAGATCATAGTTGCACTAGCAAACAATAATGTGAAGGAGATGCTCGAGGTTTGGTTCACCAATATCAAGAGAGTTGGTATACCCAATTATCTCGTTGTTGCTTTAGACGACGAGATTTCAAAGTTTTGCGAGTCAAATCAAGTCCCGTTTTACAAAAGAGACCCGGATGATGGTATTGATACTATTGGGAAAGAAGGAGGGAACCACGCTGTCTCAGGGCTAAAATTCCGTATCCTGAGAGAATTTTTGCAGTTGGGATATAGTGTTCTTCTATCAGATGTCGACATTGTATATTTGCAGAATCCTTTTAATCATCTATACCGTGATTCAGATGTCGAGTCCATGAGTGATGGTCATGATAACATGACAGCATATGGCTTTAACGATGTCTTCGACGAACCTTCAATGGGTTGGGCTCGGTACGCACACACCATGAGGATATGGGTTTACAACTCCGGTTTCTTCTATATCAGACCAACCATTCCTTCAATTGAGCTTTTGGATCGCGTCGCAACACGGCTTTCCAACGAGAAGGCATGGGACCAAGCCGTTTTCAACGAGGAACTCTTTTATCCGTCGCATCTTGGTTATGACGGACTTCATGCTGCAAGAAGAACCATGGATATCTATCTCTTCATGAACAGCAAGGTTCTTTTCAAGACAGTGAGGAACGACGCTAACCTCAGCAAACTGAAACCGGTGATTGTTCACGTGAATTACCATCCGGATAAGCTTCCACGAATGAAAGCGGTTGTTGAGTATTATGTTAATGGGAAGCAAGATGCTCTCAAACCTTTCCCTGATGGCTCAGAATAG